ATTCAATCGGCGTCCGTATGAGATCAGGATTCCCTGAAGGAACACCCAAGCTTTAACGCCCCGGACCACGCATCCGGGGCATTTCGCGCGGCGCGGCGCGGTGTCAGGATGATGGCGTGAACGCACCCCGCTCCATTCCCCCACCACCACCGGACCGTCCTGACTGGCGCGCCGCGCGCGACGTGCCGCACCTGCTGCGGATCCTGTGGGCGCAGCCGCCCGTGCGCCTGATCGCGTACCTGCTGCTGCTGCTGGCCGCGCTGCGGGCACTGATGTGGGGCTCACAACTGCTGGCCAGCGTGACCGTGACCGTCATCGCCGCGTACGGACTGGCGTTCCTGGCGAACCCGCTGCTGGCGTGGCTGGAAAGCCGCCGCGTGAGCCGCATGGTGGGCGTGCTGCTGCTGCTGGTCGTGACGATCGCCCTCACGACACTGCTGGTCATGACGGTCAGTTCGCAGGTGACCGGACTGATCAACGGCATCCCGGATCTCGCGCGGAACCTCAAAGACATCACCAGTTCAGGCCTGGACCGCCTGGACAGCGTCAAGGGCGCCGAGGGCATCAAGGACAGCCTCTCGAAGTACATCGACGAGCAGACCACCAACCTGACCACCAACACCGGCCCGCTGCTGGAGCGACTGGTGAACGCCGGGCCGGACGTGCTGGGCACCCTGAGCAGCCTGCTGGGCTGGCTGGGGCAACTGGGGTTCATCGTGACGCTCGCCATGTACTTCATGCTGGATTACGACCGGGCGGGCCGCAGCGTCCTGTCGGTCTTCCCGCGCCGCTGGCAACCCACGCTACTGCGCCTGTCGGACGACGTGAGCAGCAGCTTCGGCGGGTTCCTGCGCGGGCAACTGCTGCTGATGCTCAGCACCGCCGTCCTGGCCACGGCAGGCCTGATGGCACTGAACGTCCCGAACGCAGTGGCGCTGGGCCTGCTGAGCGGCCTGCTGAGCATCGTGCCGTACGTGGGCATCGTCGTGGCGGCGGCCATCCCCATGCTGCTGGCCATCTCGCAGGGTGCGCTGACGGTCGGGCTGGTCGCGGCGCTGTACTTCATCATCAATCAGGTGCAGGGGAACGTGCTGGGGCCACTGATCATGGGCCGCACCATGCGCCTGAGCCCGGCCGCCATCCTGATCGCGCTGCTGGTCGGACTGGCCGTCGCCGGGGTGCCCGGCGCGATCCTGGCCGTGCCACTGACCACGCTGTTCAAACGCTGGCTGAAACGCTACTGGATGACCACGCCCGCCTACCGGGGCGGCGGCAGCATCGACTCGGGGCAGTAACCGGGGCTTCATACGGATTCCGTTTATTTCGTTGACAGCTCGGAAAAGCATCAGGTTGCCGACTCCACGCCCGGAACCCGCCTTGCTCCCGCTCGAACCCAGCGGTCTTTGCAGCCCATTCAATCGGAGTCCGTACGAGCAGCACCACAGAAAACAGGCACCGGACGCGCGTTACGTCCGGTGCCTTGCTGTCCTGCGAGGTTCGTTCAGCGGGTGGCGATCTTCACGCGGCGTTCCAGCTGATCGGTGAAGAAGGTCATCACGGTCGTCAGGGACAGGTACACGGCCCCGACGGTCGTCAGGACCGGCACCGGCAGGAAGCTCTCGCTGCTGACCCGCTGCCCGGCCAGCGTGAGTTCCAGCAGCGCGATGCTGGACGCCAGCGAGGAGTCCTTGAGCAGCGCCACGAGGTTGTTCACCAGGGGCGGCACGACCAGCCGCAGCGCCTGCGGCAGCACGACTGTCTGCATGGTCTGCGCGCCACTCAGGCCCAGACTGCGGGCCGCTTCGGTCTGCCCGCGCGGAATGGCCAGAATCCCGGCGCGGATCACCTCGGCGTTGTACGCGCCGACGTTCAGGGCCAGCGCGATCACGGCCGACCAGAATTCGTTCAGTTGCACGTTCAGGCCGATACTTTTCAGGATGGGCGGCAGGGCGTTGTACACGAACAGAATCTGAATCAGTAGGGGCGTCCCGCGAATCAACCACACGAACAGGTTGGCGGGCGCACGAACCAACCATGACGTGCTGGTCTTCTGAATGCCCGCCACCACACCGATGATCAGGCCGATCAATCCACTGACGACCGTGAGTTTCAGCGTGATCTGCGCGCCCTCCACGAACAGGTCGGCGCGCGGCCCGATCGGATCGGGCATCTGCCGCAGGATCACCGTGATCAGGTAGAACAGCAGCAGGAACGCGGCGGCCGCGCCGACCAGCCACAGCAGGATCGCGCCCGGCCCGAGCGGCTGGTTCCGGGGCGTGGCAGGAGCGGTCAAGGGAGCCTCCGGGCGGGCAGGTCAGGTGAAAAAAGCGAGCTGATGTGCATTTGAAAGATAATGGCACACCCGCCAGGGCAGTTGAACCTGCGCGTCAGGACAGCGCAGGCCCCCCCGTTCAGGAAGGGGCCTGCGTGCCGCCGCAGACAGTGGCTCAGGATAGATGGCTCATACGGACTGCGTCCCACTCGCTCCGCTCGGATTGAATGGCGTGCAAAGCCATTCAATTCGGAGTCCGTATCAGTTGCGGCAGCGGACGTCCGTGCCGAAGTACTGGCCGCTCAGTTTGGCGTACGTGCCGTCGCTCTGGCTCTTGGCGAGCGCGGCGTTCAGTTCTTTCAGCAGGCCCGCGTTGCCTTTCTTGACGGCCATGCCGATGCTCTCGTTGAACAGCAGGCTCCCGGCGACCAGTTTGCCCTTCTGGGCTTTCACGAGGTCCAGGCCCGTGAACTTGTCGCCGACCCAGGCGTCCACGCGGCCCGCCATCAGCGCGGCCTGCGCGTCAGTGTCCTTGGGGAAGGTCTTGACGTCCTTCACGCCGGGGACCTTGCGCACGTTGTCCAGGTAGGTGGTGCCGACCTGCACGGCCACGGTCTTGCCTTTCAGGTCGGCGGCCGTCTTGGGGCCACCGACGCGGCTGACGATCGCGCCGCCCGTGCAGTAGTGCGGGTTGCTGAAGTCCACGGCCTTGGCCCGTTCGGGCGTGATGCCGTGGCTGGCGATCACGAAGTCGTAGCGGTCCTGCTGCAACCCGATCAGCAGGCTGTCGAAGGGCTGCGTGACCCACTGGACTTTCAGGCCCAGCTGCTTGGCGAGCTGGTTGGCGAGGTCAACCTCGAAGCCGGTCAGTTCCTTGCCTTTCAGGAGGTTGAAGGGCGGGAAGGCGCCCTCGGTGGCGATCTTGATGGTGCCGGATTTCTTGATGTCTTCCCAGGAGCGGGCCTGTGCGGTCGTGGCGAGCAGGGCCAGGGCGGTCAGGGTCAGCAGTGCTTTTTTCATGGGAACTCCTTGTCCGGTACTGGGACTGTCGGCCTGGGGCAGGCAGGGCAGTCGAGTGCGTCCAGTGGTGGGTGCCTGAGTCTAGCGCCGCATGAAGGTCAGGTAAACACCTGCCGTGGGGATGCCTGCCCGTCAGGTTCAGATCATGAAGGTGTTGCGGGCAGGACCAACGCGGCAGGCCGGGTGCAGGTGCCGCGCAGGGCAGCAGCGGCAGACGGAAGAACGCGCCGCCGGTACATGACCGGACGGCGCGTGCTCAGCAGAGCGGGGTGGGGTCAGTCGGCGCTGACGGCGTGGGCGTACTCGTAGCCGAGGCCGGGGGTGTCGGCCTGACCGCGCGTACCGGCGGGCGTGCCACGGTCGATGGCGGCCTCGCTGGTGGTGTCGAAGGCGTGCATGCGGGTCTGGTCGATCAGCAGTTCGATGGGATCGCCGGGCAGCACGGTGGCCTGTCCCTCGACCTTCACGGTCAGGTGCTGGCCGTTCACGTCGACGATCAGGTCGGTCTGCGCGCCCAGCGGCTCGACGACCACGACCTGCCCTTTCAGGACGTTGGTGCCGTGCGGCAGGTCGGTCATGCCGACCACACCGACGTGCTCGGGGCGGATGCCCATGAACACGTCCTTGCCCTCGTGCGCCTTGACGCTCTGCGCGAGGCGGCCCATCGGGGCCACGCGGTTCTGGCCGATCACGAACTCGCCGTTCTGGATCTTGGCGGTCACGAAGTTCATGCTGGGGCTGCCGATGAAGCCGGCCACGAACTTGTTCTGCGGGAAGTCGTACAGGTTCATGGGCGTGTCCACCTGCATGATCACGCCGTCGCGCATGACGACGATGCGGTTGCCGAGCGTCATGGCCTCGACC
Above is a window of Deinococcus seoulensis DNA encoding:
- a CDS encoding AI-2E family transporter, which translates into the protein MNAPRSIPPPPPDRPDWRAARDVPHLLRILWAQPPVRLIAYLLLLLAALRALMWGSQLLASVTVTVIAAYGLAFLANPLLAWLESRRVSRMVGVLLLLVVTIALTTLLVMTVSSQVTGLINGIPDLARNLKDITSSGLDRLDSVKGAEGIKDSLSKYIDEQTTNLTTNTGPLLERLVNAGPDVLGTLSSLLGWLGQLGFIVTLAMYFMLDYDRAGRSVLSVFPRRWQPTLLRLSDDVSSSFGGFLRGQLLLMLSTAVLATAGLMALNVPNAVALGLLSGLLSIVPYVGIVVAAAIPMLLAISQGALTVGLVAALYFIINQVQGNVLGPLIMGRTMRLSPAAILIALLVGLAVAGVPGAILAVPLTTLFKRWLKRYWMTTPAYRGGGSIDSGQ
- a CDS encoding ABC transporter ATP-binding protein, whose protein sequence is MAEVILEHINKRYGSKHHAVKDFNLHIQDREFMVFVGPSGCGKSTTLRMIAGLEDISDGILKIGDRVVNDVPPKDRDIAMVFQNYALYPHMNVYDNMAFGLKLRKTPKDEIDKRVREAAKILQMEHLLGRKPKELSGGQRQRVAMGRAIVREPKVFLMDEPLSNLDAKLRVEMRSQISQLHRRLGATIVYVTHDQVEAMTLGNRIVVMRDGVIMQVDTPMNLYDFPQNKFVAGFIGSPSMNFVTAKIQNGEFVIGQNRVAPMGRLAQSVKAHEGKDVFMGIRPEHVGVVGMTDLPHGTNVLKGQVVVVEPLGAQTDLIVDVNGQHLTVKVEGQATVLPGDPIELLIDQTRMHAFDTTSEAAIDRGTPAGTRGQADTPGLGYEYAHAVSAD
- a CDS encoding amino acid ABC transporter permease — encoded protein: MTAPATPRNQPLGPGAILLWLVGAAAAFLLLFYLITVILRQMPDPIGPRADLFVEGAQITLKLTVVSGLIGLIIGVVAGIQKTSTSWLVRAPANLFVWLIRGTPLLIQILFVYNALPPILKSIGLNVQLNEFWSAVIALALNVGAYNAEVIRAGILAIPRGQTEAARSLGLSGAQTMQTVVLPQALRLVVPPLVNNLVALLKDSSLASSIALLELTLAGQRVSSESFLPVPVLTTVGAVYLSLTTVMTFFTDQLERRVKIATR
- a CDS encoding ABC transporter substrate-binding protein, with amino-acid sequence MKKALLTLTALALLATTAQARSWEDIKKSGTIKIATEGAFPPFNLLKGKELTGFEVDLANQLAKQLGLKVQWVTQPFDSLLIGLQQDRYDFVIASHGITPERAKAVDFSNPHYCTGGAIVSRVGGPKTAADLKGKTVAVQVGTTYLDNVRKVPGVKDVKTFPKDTDAQAALMAGRVDAWVGDKFTGLDLVKAQKGKLVAGSLLFNESIGMAVKKGNAGLLKELNAALAKSQSDGTYAKLSGQYFGTDVRCRN